DNA sequence from the Candidatus Baltobacteraceae bacterium genome:
ATCGAACGCGTGCGGCTGTATCCCACGTTCCGTCAGGCGGAGCGCCTTCGCTTTGCGCTGAACGTCACGCGGGAACTGTACAACGCGCTGCTCCAAGAGCGTCGCGACGCATACCGTCTGCGTAAGGTGAAGATTTCTGCCAGGATGCAGTACTCGGAAATCACGGCACTGCGCAAGCCGATGGACCGTCTTGACGGCCGCCTTGCGGCAGTCTACCGAGAATGCGAAGACGCCGTACTGCATCGCCTCGATCTGGCGATGCAGGCGTTCTTCCGACGCATCGAGCGAAGCAAGACCCCGGGCTTTCCGCGCTTCAAGCCGGCGGCCCGCTGGAAGCAGCTGACATTTCCACACGGCAATCGCGCGCTCACGTTCGATGTGGCGCAACGCTCGGTGAGGATTCCCGGCATCGGCCGCGTGAGGCTGCGTAAAGGCCGATCGGTCCCCCCGTTCGGGCGGGCATGGATCCTGGAACGTAACGGCCGCTGGTACGCCTGTTTCGAATGCGAACGAGCCGAGGTGCAAGGACCGGTCGACCTGCGGCGGATCGTCGGTGTCGACCGCGGCATTCACGTACTGGCGGCAACCAGCGAAGGCCGATTACACGATAATCCCGCGCACGCCGAGCGCAATCGGCAGCGTATCGCTCATCATCAGCGCGCGCTCGAGGCGATCACGCAGCGCGATTCACGCGGCCGCCCTCTGAATCGGCACGATCCCGCCCGCAAAAGCGCGGTACTGCGCTTAGCGCGCGCCAAGGAACGGGAAGCGAATCGTCGCCGGCAGACGCTGTATACGCTGGCGGGCAAGATTGTCGCCTGCACAGGCGTCATCGCGATCGAAGCGCTCAACGTGCGCAACATGACGCGCAGCGCAAAAGGCACGCTCCAGGAGCCGGGCCGCAACGTCGCGGCCAAAGCTGGATTGAATCGGCGGATGCTCGATGCAAGTTTTGGTCTACTTCGAGGATTCATCATCGCTAAAGCGGCAGAGGCTGGGCGTATGGTGGTTGAGGTAGACCCCCATTTCTCATCGCAGACCTGCGCGAAGTGCGGCGCTTGCGAGCGAGAAAGTCGACGGAGAAGGCGCTTTACGTGCGTTCGCTGCGGGTTTTCGACCCATGCGGACGTCAACGCGGCGCTGGAGATCCGCCGGCGAGCGCAGTTGGCGCTCTCAAGACTCCCGGATACCGGTGCGGAGCCGGTTGCAGCGTAGGATGTGTTGCAAGGCAGTCACAACGAAGAAAGGCAAACGCATAGGCGCCAACGATCAGAAATCTAGCTCCTTCGGCGTTCAACGCGGCCAACAGTTCGATCAAGTCGGTATTCTGCTGCATCGTCTCCCCACCGCATGCGCAGCACGAGTTCCCAAATTGCCTCGACGCGTTCTGCCGGCGGCATAGCCGTCGCGGCCGCGCGCTCGTATGCCGCAGCCTCTGTAGCCGAGTGTGCGACGAAACCGGTCCACGTCGCGCGCCGTCTCGCGGCGCGGTCCTCGCGCGAATCCATGGTTCTGTATTCGATTCAGCGTAAAACGACGCCTTGCCCTAGGGAAGCTCTGAAGAGGTCGCTGTACCGATCGCAAGGAGCATTTTCCGGTGCGAATCGAGGCGCATCCGAGGGAGCATAGCAACGCGCTCTGTGACCGAGGATGCAACGAAGACCCGCACCGGAAAATGCCCTTGCCCGAAGGGTTGTGGCCGCGATGGCGCATCTCCATCGTCGTCGGCTCGGTCACAGAACACCCCGGCTATGCTCCCTCGCCGACTCCTCGGGTCTGCGGCCATCGGGGCCATAACGATCGGTGCATGGACTTCTTCAGAGCTTCCCTAGGCGGCGGGTTCGAACGGAAGGTTCGGGTCGGCCGAGAGCGTGAGTGGGTCGACGCGCGCGATCGGGCGTTGGTGGTACGCGGCCGCGGCGATCATCGCCGCGTTGTCGGTGCAGTATTTCGGCGGCGGGATGAAGGCAGGCACGTTGCGCGCCGCGCTCCACGCGCGCACGCGCGATTGCAATTCCGAGTTAGCGGCGACGCCGCCGGAGACGACGAGCGCGCGGTACTCGCCGCGTGCGAAGGCCGAATCGACGCGCGCCATCAGCACGTCGATGACCGCGGCTTGAAACGACGCCGCGACGTCGGCCGGATTCGCTCGTTTGCCTTCGTCGGATTCGAGAAAGTATCGGACCGACGTCTTCAATCCGGAAAATGAGAGGTCGAGCGTACCGATATCGGGGCGATGGCGCGGAAACGCATGCGCCTTGGGATTCCCCCCGCGAGCGAGCGCGTCGAGCCGCGGCCCGCCGGGATACGGTAAGCCGAGCAGACGCGCCGTTTTGTCGTAGGCCTCACCGGCGGCATCGTCGCGCGTGCGGCCGATGACGTGCATCGAGGTCGCCGAGCGCACGTCGACGAGTTGCGAGTGTCCGCCGGAAACGAGCAGCGCGAGAAACGGATACGGCGGTTCGTGGTCGCGGTCGAGAAACGCGGCGAAGATATGGCCGTGCAAGTGATTGATCGCGTAGAGTGGTTTGTTCAGCGCGAACGCGAGCGCTTTGGCGGCCGCGACACCGACGACGAGGCTGCCGATCAGACCGGGGCCGCGCGTGACCGCGATCGCATCGAGGTCGCGCAACGCGATCTCGGCGCGTCCGAGTGCGTCGTCGACCGCGGCAGAGAGCAGCGCAACGTGTTGACGGCTCGCGATCTCGGGCACGATGCCGCCGTACTTCGCGTGAAACGCGTCCTGATTGGTGGAGACGCTCGCGAGCACGTCGCGGCCGTCGCGAACGATCGCGGTCGCGGTGTCGTCGCACGACGTCTCGATACCGAGGATGGTCATTTCGGTGGTCCCTCGCGGAGCTTGTCCTGAGCGAGCGCAGCGAGTCGAAGGGCTCGGGATGACAATGGGTTACGGTGATGCGGACGGCGAGGGCGAGGCGCTCGGTGATGCACTCGGCGAGGCACTCGGTGACGCGCTCGATGAGGCCGATGCGCTCGGTGATGGACTCAGCTCGGGAAGTTCGTCGCCGTAGAGCACGAGCAGCCACGTTTCATCCTTCTTGACCGGCAGGTTCGGCGCATCGAGTTCGAAGTGCAGCGTCGTCCCGTCGAGTCTCGATTCGGAATACGAGCCGTAAAACGTATCGTCGACCTTGCGTTTGTGCACGCTCTCGCGGAAGAGCTGCACCGCGAAACCGCGACCGCCGATCTGTTCCTTTGGTAGGGTGAAGTCGGCCATCGTCTTGCCCGTGATCGTGATGTCGGCGTCGGTACGCATGCGCAGCGCAATGAGTGCGACCGTTGCGACCGCCTTTGGATTGGGGCTGGTCATCTTGGGCGCGTTTTTCGGCAGGCCCGCAATGGTGAGCGTGATGTGGGGTCCGCTCGTCGCCGGCGATGCGCTGGGCGAGGGCGTCGGCGTGAAGAGCGGTGATGCGCCGCCGAACGGCGTGGGCGTCGGTGTCGGCGTGGGTGTCGGCGTCGGCGTCGGCGAGGGCGATGCCGAGGGCGAGCCCGACGGTGTCGGCGTTGCCGCAACCGTGAACTTGAGCGTGCACGAAAAACCCTGATCTTGCGGGCACTTCAGACCGTTCGGCGCGTCGGCGACCGGATAGGTGACGGTGTCGCCGGGCGGCGTGGTCGCGGCGACTTCACCCGAGCGCTTCGCCTCGGGATGCTCGGCCGCGGGCGAAGCGGGCATCTGGGCGTTGACCGGCGGATTGACGCCTCCGGGCGCCGAGGTGCCGCCGCTGCCGAAACTCCCTTGGCAGGCCGCGAGCGCGAGACACGCCGCTGCAAAAACCAGGGCGGTCCCTCGACTGCGCTTCGCGGAGCCTGTCCCGAGCCAAGTCGAGGGACGAGAGATGACAAATTTCATGCTCGGGTGTCGACCTTTCGCTGGAGCTCGTCGGCAAATTCGCTCACCGAGACGGTGCGCTTCTCCTCGACCGCGCGTTCGTTCACGTTGACCGTGCCGTCTGCCGCTTCTTGTTTGCCCACGACCAAGATGTAGGGAACTTTCTGCGTCTTCCAGTGCCGAATCTTGTAGCCGAGCTTCTCGTTGCTCTCGTCGACGCTCACCCGGAATCCCATCCCCTCGAGCCGCGCGGCGATTTCACGCGCGTACGCGAGTTGATGTTCCGAGATCGGTGCGAGCACGGCCTGCACCGGCGCGAGCCAGGCCGGAAACGCGCCGCCGTAATGCTCGATCAGGATACCGAAGAAGCGTTCGAGTGAGCCGGCGAGGGCACGATGGATCATCACCGGGCGATGATCGAGGCCGTCGCTCGCGCGATACTTCAGTTCGAATCGTTCGGGCAGTACGAAATCGACTTGCACCGTGCCGAGCTGCCACTTGCGTCCGATCGCGTCGCGTACGTTGATGTCGACCTTCGGACCGTAGAATGCGCCGCCGCCCTCGTCGATCTGATACGGAAGCTCGTAGCGCTCGAGTGCGCGCCGGATCGCGTCTTCCGCGATCGGATCGGTCTCGCCGCGCAGCCGCTCTTCGCGGGTCGAGAGAAAATATTCGAACTCGGCGAAGCCGAACGCTTTCATCAGGCGCAGCGCTTCGTCGAGCGTTTGTTCGAACTCACCTTGCAATTGCTCGGGCGTGCAAAAAAGGTGCGCGTCGTCTTGGGTGAAGCCGCGCACGCGGGTGAGACCGTGCAGCACGCCGGAACGTTCGAAGCGATAGACGGTGCCGAATTCGGCGTAGCGAATCGGCAAATCGCGATAGCTGCGCGGCTGCGAACGATAGATCAGGATGTGGCCGGGGCAGTTCATCGGCTTGAGACGAAAACGCTGCTCCTCGACTTCGAGTGGGCCGAACATTCCCTGCGCGAAATTTTCGAGGTGGCCCGAGATCTCGAAGAGCCGTTCGCTGACGACGTGCGGCGTGACGACGGGCTGATAGCCGCGCTCGCGCAGACCCGTGCGAATGAATTCTTCGATGAGGCCGCGGACGATCGCGCCCTTGGGATGCCAGAAGACGAGTCCGCCCCCGGCGTCTTCTTCGATCGAGAAGAGGTCGAGTTCGTGACCCAGCCGGCGGTGATCGCGCTTTTGCGCTTCCTCGACCTGGGCGAGGTAGGCCTCGAGTTCTTTCTTCGTATGCCAAGCGGTGCCGTAGATGCGCTGCAGCATCGGGTTGTGCTCGTCGCCGCGCCAGTACGCGCCGGCGACGCTGGTCAACTTCAGCGCGCCGATCTCACCCGTGCGATGGGCATGGCCGCCCCGGCAGAGATCGGTAAAGTTGCCGATCGTGTAGAGCGTGATCGGCTCGCCTTCGGGAATTTCGCGCGCCAGTTCGACTTTGTAGGGATTGCCCGCAAAACGTTCGATCGCTTCGGCGCGCGTCACCGTTTGACCGCGCATCTCGTAATCGGCGTCGACGATCGCCCGCATGCGTGCTTCGAGCCGCTCGAGATCGTCGTTCGTGAACGGTTCGCTACGATCAAAGTCGTAATAGAATCCGCTTTCGATCGCCGGGCCGATGGTCGGCTTGGCATCGGGGAAGAGATCTTGGACGGCGTAGGCGAGGACGTGAGCGGCCGTGTGACGGAGCGCGGGCAATGGGGTGAGGGTCTCGGGCATACCGGGGGCCGTTTCGGCAACGGCCGGAGCGCCTCCTTAGAATCATCGCACGACGGGGAAGCTTAAGGCGTCGATAAGGCGGCTTTAAGGCCACTTTAGTTTGCCGCACCGCACCATACCTAGTGTCGAGAGCGGTAGCGTTACCGCTCGTTTTCTCCCACGTGCTTTTAGGAGTTTTCTTGATGCGTAAGACCTTGGCGCTGACCCTCGCGGCGCTATTGCTCGTGTCCGTCAGCGGGCGGGCGCTGGCGGCGACCGACATTTTGGAGACCGGCTCGACGCTGCTCTATCCGCTGATGAACCTTTGGGTGGCCGCCTACCAACAGGCCCATGGCGACGTGCAGATCACGACGCAGGGTACGGGGAGCGGCACCGGCATCTCGCAGGCGATCTCCGGCGTCGCGCAAATCGGCGCGTCCGACGCGTACATGGCCGACGCACAGATGAAGAACAGCCCGATGCTGAACATTCCGCTTGCAATCTCGGCGCAGCAGATCAACTACAACGTGCCCGGATTGAACGACGTGCACCTCAACCTCTCGGGTCCGGTGCTCGCCGGTATCTATTCGGGTCAGATTCAGTACTGGGACGACGCGAAGATCAAAGACATCAACAGACGGTACGGAAGCAAACTTCCGCACCTGCAGATCGTTCCGATCCATCGTTCGGACGGCTCGGGCGATACGTTCATTTTCTCCCAGTACCTCACCAAGTCGACGCCGTCGTGGGCCGGCGGGCCGGGATACGGCACGACGATCAGCTGGCCGTCGGTTTCGACCGCGGTCGGTGCGACCGGCAATCCCGGCATGGTGCAAACCTGCCAGAATACGAAGGGCGGCATCGCCTACATCGGCGTGAGCTTCCTCAATCAGACCGACAAGGCCGGGCTGGGCTATGCCGCGCTCGAAAACCGCAGCGGCAAGTTCGTGCTCCCGACCGCGACGACGATCGGCGCAGCGGCGCGCTCGCTCGATGCGCAAACGCCGTCCGACGAGCGCATTTCCTTGATCTTCGCTCCGGGCGCCGAGTCGTATCCGATCATCAACTACGAATACGCGATCGTGAATCCGAAGCAAAGCGACGGCGCGAAGGCTTCGGCGCTGAAGGCGTTCCTCAACTGGTCGCTCGAACGCAGCGGCGGACAGTCGGCACGCTTCCTCGACGCCGTGCACTTCTTGCCTTTACCGTCCTCGATCGTCGCCAAGAGCAAAGCTCAGATCGAGAAGATCCAATAGGGGCATGGCTGCCATCAACCTGAGCGTACGGGGCGCCGCGAAAGCGGCGTCCCCGGCGACACTACAACGCACCGGTTCGCAGGCGGTGCTGCGTACTCTCACGGGGCTCGCCGCGCTGGCGAGCTTCGCGATCATTTTCCTGATGCTGTTCTTCCTGATCGCCTACGCCTATCCGGCGATTCGATTCAACGGCATTGCCTTTTTCACCAGCCCGATCTGGAACATCGGGAATCAATACGGCAGCGCAACCGTGAGCCGCGCCGGCTTCACCGCGGAGGCGGGTGCGGCGTTCGGCGCACTGGTCTTCATCTTCGGATCGGCGCTCACGGCGCTCTTGACGATGGTGGTGGCGGTGCCGCTCTCGCTGATGGTCGCGCTCTCGTTGGTCTATCGCATTCCGCGGATGATTCGGCCGCTCGCCAACGCGCTGGTCGAACTGATGGCCGGCGTGCCGTCGGTCGTGTACGGATTGTGGGGCATGGTGGTGCTCGTGCCGTGGATCGGCGGCGCGCTTGCGCCGTGGGTCACCACGCACCTCGGCTTCATTCCCTTTTTGGGAGGATCGGCGGGCAGCGGAAACGGCTTGGCCGCGTCGGTGTTCATTCTCTCGCTGATGGTGATTCCGATCATGGTGGCGACCACGCGCGACGTGATTCTCGCGCAGTCGAATTCGCTCTTCGAAGCGAGCATGGCGCTCGGCAGCACCAGTTGGCAGGCGATGGTTCGCGCGGTGCTTCCCAGCGTGCGCAAGGGGATCGTTGCTTCGGTGCTGCTCGCGTTCGGCCGCGCCCTCGGCGAAACGATGGCGGTGCTGATGGTGTGCGGCGCCGCGATCAATTCGTTTCCGCAGAACGTTTTTTCACCGGTCAACACGATCGCGGCGGTAATCGTCTCGCAACTCGAATCCGCTTTGACCGATGCGTCCGGAATGGCGCAGCGCTCGCTGGCTGAACTGGCCTGCGTGCTCTTCATCATCACCCTGCTCGTCAACGTGATCGCGCGCGGCATCATGCGCGGGGCGGATCGCCGTGAGGGAGGGCACGCCTAATGGCCGCCGTGATGCGCGGAGTCTCGCCGAAAACCTATGCGAGCCGGGCCTGGTGGGCGCTTTCGGTCGCCTGCCTGATCGCCGTGATCGGTATTCTCTTCGCGATCTTCGCGTTCGTGCTCGCGCGCGGCGTGCCGGCGCTCAAACCGGAAATCTTCTTTACGCCGACGCACGGTATCGCCGGCGGACTCTCCAACGCGATCGCCGGCACGTTCTTGCTCGTGATCATCGGGCTGATCATGGTCATCGTGGTCGGTCTGGGAACCGCGGTCTGGACGGTCGAGTTTGCGCCGCCGTGGGGCAAGAGAACGATTCGCTTCATGGTCGACGTGCTCGCCGGCATCCCGTCGATCGTCGTCGGATATTTTCTCTACGTGGCGCTGGTCGAGATCGCGGGATGGGGTTTCTCGCTGATCGCCGGATCGCTCGCGCTCGCGATCTTCATGCTGCCGTACGTCGTACGTGCAGCCGACGTTTCGCTCACGAACGTGCCGACCGCACTCAAAGAAGGCGCCGCCGCGCTCGGCGCGCGTCCGGCGATGGTCGTCGCGTCGATCAA
Encoded proteins:
- the pstS gene encoding phosphate ABC transporter substrate-binding protein PstS, which translates into the protein MRKTLALTLAALLLVSVSGRALAATDILETGSTLLYPLMNLWVAAYQQAHGDVQITTQGTGSGTGISQAISGVAQIGASDAYMADAQMKNSPMLNIPLAISAQQINYNVPGLNDVHLNLSGPVLAGIYSGQIQYWDDAKIKDINRRYGSKLPHLQIVPIHRSDGSGDTFIFSQYLTKSTPSWAGGPGYGTTISWPSVSTAVGATGNPGMVQTCQNTKGGIAYIGVSFLNQTDKAGLGYAALENRSGKFVLPTATTIGAAARSLDAQTPSDERISLIFAPGAESYPIINYEYAIVNPKQSDGAKASALKAFLNWSLERSGGQSARFLDAVHFLPLPSSIVAKSKAQIEKIQ
- the pstA gene encoding phosphate ABC transporter permease PstA, with translation MAAVMRGVSPKTYASRAWWALSVACLIAVIGILFAIFAFVLARGVPALKPEIFFTPTHGIAGGLSNAIAGTFLLVIIGLIMVIVVGLGTAVWTVEFAPPWGKRTIRFMVDVLAGIPSIVVGYFLYVALVEIAGWGFSLIAGSLALAIFMLPYVVRAADVSLTNVPTALKEGAAALGARPAMVVASINFPYALPGILTGLLVATGIGLGETAPLIYTAGWSNYMPSLAPTHSPVGYLTYVVWTYISQPFEASHQLAYAAAALLMIFVFLTNLLARSFVEYKLAGSRSR
- the pstC gene encoding phosphate ABC transporter permease subunit PstC is translated as MAAINLSVRGAAKAASPATLQRTGSQAVLRTLTGLAALASFAIIFLMLFFLIAYAYPAIRFNGIAFFTSPIWNIGNQYGSATVSRAGFTAEAGAAFGALVFIFGSALTALLTMVVAVPLSLMVALSLVYRIPRMIRPLANALVELMAGVPSVVYGLWGMVVLVPWIGGALAPWVTTHLGFIPFLGGSAGSGNGLAASVFILSLMVIPIMVATTRDVILAQSNSLFEASMALGSTSWQAMVRAVLPSVRKGIVASVLLAFGRALGETMAVLMVCGAAINSFPQNVFSPVNTIAAVIVSQLESALTDASGMAQRSLAELACVLFIITLLVNVIARGIMRGADRREGGHA
- a CDS encoding transposase, with product IERVRLYPTFRQAERLRFALNVTRELYNALLQERRDAYRLRKVKISARMQYSEITALRKPMDRLDGRLAAVYRECEDAVLHRLDLAMQAFFRRIERSKTPGFPRFKPAARWKQLTFPHGNRALTFDVAQRSVRIPGIGRVRLRKGRSVPPFGRAWILERNGRWYACFECERAEVQGPVDLRRIVGVDRGIHVLAATSEGRLHDNPAHAERNRQRIAHHQRALEAITQRDSRGRPLNRHDPARKSAVLRLARAKEREANRRRQTLYTLAGKIVACTGVIAIEALNVRNMTRSAKGTLQEPGRNVAAKAGLNRRMLDASFGLLRGFIIAKAAEAGRMVVEVDPHFSSQTCAKCGACERESRRRRRFTCVRCGFSTHADVNAALEIRRRAQLALSRLPDTGAEPVAA
- the tsaD gene encoding tRNA (adenosine(37)-N6)-threonylcarbamoyltransferase complex transferase subunit TsaD; its protein translation is MTILGIETSCDDTATAIVRDGRDVLASVSTNQDAFHAKYGGIVPEIASRQHVALLSAAVDDALGRAEIALRDLDAIAVTRGPGLIGSLVVGVAAAKALAFALNKPLYAINHLHGHIFAAFLDRDHEPPYPFLALLVSGGHSQLVDVRSATSMHVIGRTRDDAAGEAYDKTARLLGLPYPGGPRLDALARGGNPKAHAFPRHRPDIGTLDLSFSGLKTSVRYFLESDEGKRANPADVAASFQAAVIDVLMARVDSAFARGEYRALVVSGGVAANSELQSRVRAWSAARNVPAFIPPPKYCTDNAAMIAAAAYHQRPIARVDPLTLSADPNLPFEPAA
- the thrS gene encoding threonine--tRNA ligase — translated: MPETLTPLPALRHTAAHVLAYAVQDLFPDAKPTIGPAIESGFYYDFDRSEPFTNDDLERLEARMRAIVDADYEMRGQTVTRAEAIERFAGNPYKVELAREIPEGEPITLYTIGNFTDLCRGGHAHRTGEIGALKLTSVAGAYWRGDEHNPMLQRIYGTAWHTKKELEAYLAQVEEAQKRDHRRLGHELDLFSIEEDAGGGLVFWHPKGAIVRGLIEEFIRTGLRERGYQPVVTPHVVSERLFEISGHLENFAQGMFGPLEVEEQRFRLKPMNCPGHILIYRSQPRSYRDLPIRYAEFGTVYRFERSGVLHGLTRVRGFTQDDAHLFCTPEQLQGEFEQTLDEALRLMKAFGFAEFEYFLSTREERLRGETDPIAEDAIRRALERYELPYQIDEGGGAFYGPKVDINVRDAIGRKWQLGTVQVDFVLPERFELKYRASDGLDHRPVMIHRALAGSLERFFGILIEHYGGAFPAWLAPVQAVLAPISEHQLAYAREIAARLEGMGFRVSVDESNEKLGYKIRHWKTQKVPYILVVGKQEAADGTVNVNERAVEEKRTVSVSEFADELQRKVDTRA